The following coding sequences lie in one Chloroflexaceae bacterium genomic window:
- a CDS encoding phosphoadenylyl-sulfate reductase codes for MSVNHDRSTPWSAADLAALNARFRDRPPEELLAWAAERFGEQTALTCSFGGASGMVLLDLVARRRLPITILFLDTDLLFPETYHLAAEVERRYGLTVKRQRPALSLEEQARRHGPELYARDPDRCCAIRKVAPLAEALRPYRAWVSGIRREQTAQRAATELAAWDARHGLLKLSPLAAWSEREVWAYIQAHQVPYNPLLDRGYPSLGCAPCTCPASPDNPRAGRWSGFAKTECGIHG; via the coding sequence ATGAGTGTGAACCACGACCGTTCCACGCCCTGGTCCGCCGCGGATCTTGCCGCATTGAACGCGCGCTTCCGCGATCGCCCGCCCGAAGAGTTGCTCGCCTGGGCCGCCGAGCGCTTTGGCGAACAGACGGCGCTGACATGCAGCTTCGGCGGCGCGTCGGGTATGGTGCTGCTCGACCTGGTGGCCCGCCGGCGCCTGCCTATCACGATCCTCTTTCTCGACACCGACCTGCTCTTCCCCGAAACCTATCATCTGGCCGCCGAGGTTGAACGGCGGTACGGGCTGACGGTCAAACGCCAGCGTCCCGCCCTCAGTCTGGAGGAACAGGCGCGCCGGCATGGCCCGGAGTTGTATGCCCGCGACCCGGACCGCTGCTGCGCCATCCGCAAGGTAGCCCCCCTGGCCGAGGCCCTGCGCCCCTACCGGGCCTGGGTCAGCGGCATTCGCCGCGAGCAGACTGCCCAGCGCGCCGCCACCGAACTGGCGGCCTGGGACGCCCGGCACGGTCTGCTCAAGCTCAGCCCGCTGGCGGCCTGGAGCGAGCGCGAGGTGTGGGCCTACATTCAGGCCCATCAGGTCCCCTATAACCCGCTGCTCGACCGCGGCTACCCCAGCCTTGGCTGCGCGCCCTGCACCTGCCCGGCCAGCCCCGACAATCCGCGCGCCGGGCGCTGGAGCGGTTTCGCGAAGACCGAGTGCGGGATCCACGGGTGA
- a CDS encoding acetoacetate--CoA ligase, translating to MTNVPAPRLLWTPSQALQDSSNIRAYMRWLETTRGLRFTTYDELWRWSVSDLEAFWESLWEYFHIRSATPYTRVLSGHEMPGARWFEGATLNYVEHVFRRATPDYPAALFQSERQPLTPISWADLERQVASVAAALRDLGVGTGDRVVGYVPNIPQALVAFLAAASLGAIWSSCSPDFGSPSVIDRFKQIEPKVLVAVDGYQYGGKPFDRRAVVAEIQAALPTLEATIFVPYLDPQAAPEGLSGRILAWETALATPGELRYEMVPFEHPLWVLYSSGTTGLPKPIVQSQGGILIQHLKELHLHLNLKPGDRFFWYTTTGWMMWNFLIGGLLAGATVLLYDGSPAYPDMGALWRLAAESRMTFFGTSAGYITALMKSDVEPGRQYDLSALVGIGSTGSPLPPEGFEWVYEHVKSDLWLASISGGTDVCGCFIAGAPILPVYSGELQCRALGVNAQAYDADGNSVIGVMGELVITEPMPSMPIYFWNDPDGRRYRESYFEMYPGKWRHGDWVVINERGGVVIYGRSDSTINRQGVRMGSSEIYRVVESLPEVLDSLVVDLEGLGGASYMPLFVVLREGVELDAALERKIKDAIRTALSPRHVPDAIFAIPDVPRTLSGKKLEVPVKKILMGVPVERAANPDSLRNPELLPFFVELAAKLRG from the coding sequence ATGACGAACGTTCCCGCTCCGCGCCTGCTGTGGACGCCCTCGCAGGCGTTGCAGGACAGCAGCAACATCCGCGCCTACATGCGCTGGCTTGAGACCACGCGCGGCCTGCGCTTCACCACCTACGACGAGTTGTGGCGCTGGTCGGTCAGCGACCTCGAGGCCTTCTGGGAGTCGCTCTGGGAGTACTTCCACATCCGCTCGGCCACGCCCTACACCCGTGTGCTTTCCGGCCATGAGATGCCCGGCGCGCGCTGGTTCGAGGGCGCGACGCTCAACTACGTTGAGCACGTATTCCGCCGGGCCACGCCCGACTATCCCGCGGCCCTGTTTCAGTCGGAGCGCCAGCCGCTGACGCCGATCAGTTGGGCCGACCTGGAGCGCCAGGTTGCCAGCGTCGCCGCGGCGCTGCGGGACCTCGGCGTTGGCACGGGTGATCGAGTGGTCGGCTACGTGCCGAATATCCCCCAGGCCCTGGTGGCCTTCCTCGCCGCCGCCAGCCTGGGCGCCATCTGGTCGAGTTGTTCGCCCGACTTCGGCAGCCCCAGCGTGATCGACCGTTTCAAGCAGATCGAGCCGAAGGTGCTCGTGGCGGTGGACGGCTACCAGTACGGCGGCAAGCCGTTCGACCGGCGCGCCGTGGTGGCCGAGATTCAGGCCGCCCTGCCGACCCTGGAGGCGACCATCTTTGTGCCCTACCTCGACCCCCAGGCCGCGCCAGAGGGTCTCTCCGGGCGCATTCTCGCCTGGGAGACGGCCCTGGCGACGCCAGGGGAGTTGCGTTACGAGATGGTCCCCTTCGAGCACCCGCTCTGGGTGCTCTACTCCTCCGGGACCACCGGCCTGCCCAAGCCAATTGTGCAGAGCCAGGGCGGCATTCTCATCCAGCATCTCAAGGAGTTGCACCTGCACCTCAACCTCAAGCCGGGGGATCGCTTCTTCTGGTACACCACCACCGGCTGGATGATGTGGAACTTCCTCATCGGCGGCCTGCTGGCAGGCGCGACGGTGCTACTCTACGACGGCAGCCCGGCCTATCCCGACATGGGCGCGCTCTGGCGGCTCGCCGCGGAGAGCCGGATGACCTTCTTCGGCACCAGCGCCGGGTACATCACCGCGCTGATGAAGAGCGACGTGGAACCGGGCCGGCAGTACGACCTGAGCGCCCTGGTCGGCATAGGTTCCACCGGCTCGCCCCTGCCGCCCGAGGGCTTTGAATGGGTCTACGAGCATGTCAAGTCGGACCTGTGGCTGGCCTCGATCAGCGGGGGCACCGATGTGTGCGGGTGCTTCATCGCCGGGGCGCCGATCCTGCCGGTCTACAGCGGCGAGCTCCAGTGCCGCGCCCTGGGGGTCAACGCCCAGGCCTACGATGCCGACGGCAACAGCGTTATCGGCGTGATGGGCGAACTGGTGATCACCGAGCCGATGCCCTCGATGCCGATCTATTTCTGGAACGACCCCGATGGGCGGCGCTACCGCGAGAGCTACTTCGAGATGTACCCCGGCAAATGGCGCCACGGCGACTGGGTGGTGATCAACGAGCGGGGCGGGGTGGTGATCTACGGGCGCTCAGACAGCACGATCAACCGCCAGGGCGTGCGCATGGGCAGCAGCGAGATCTACCGCGTGGTCGAGAGTCTCCCCGAAGTGCTTGACAGCCTGGTGGTGGACCTGGAGGGACTGGGCGGTGCGTCATACATGCCGCTCTTCGTCGTGTTGCGCGAGGGGGTGGAGCTTGATGCGGCCCTGGAGCGCAAGATCAAAGATGCGATCCGCACGGCTCTGTCGCCGCGCCACGTGCCCGACGCGATTTTCGCCATTCCCGATGTGCCGCGCACGCTCTCAGGCAAGAAGCTGGAAGTGCCGGTGAAGAAGATCCTCATGGGCGTGCCGGTGGAACGGGCGGCCAATCCCGACTCGCTGCGCAACCCCGAGTTGTTGCCGTTTTTCGTGGAACTGGCGGCGAAGCTCAGGGGGTAG
- a CDS encoding 1-acyl-sn-glycerol-3-phosphate acyltransferase — translation MSLYKSRHVAARFLPGLFVRFVWIYARPAVEGREHIPTEGACIIAANHCSHADTAVVFASLPRHARERFVAAAAQDYFFQGGPQQFASRVLFNAIPVARDRRGGQDPLRHAARALREGYVLLLFPEGTRSSDGTIGPFRAGIGKLIAEFPGTPVIPTYIEGTTRVMPKGVLIPRPFKVHVYFGAPMYPKAHPRLRATWQSAADEVRAAIIRLGAPEPAVGE, via the coding sequence ATGAGCCTCTACAAGAGCCGCCATGTCGCGGCCCGGTTCCTTCCTGGTCTGTTTGTGCGTTTTGTATGGATCTACGCGCGACCGGCAGTTGAGGGACGCGAACACATCCCCACTGAGGGCGCATGTATTATCGCCGCCAATCACTGCAGTCACGCTGATACGGCAGTTGTCTTCGCCTCGCTGCCCCGTCACGCGCGGGAGCGCTTCGTCGCCGCCGCGGCTCAGGATTATTTTTTTCAGGGCGGGCCGCAGCAGTTCGCCTCACGAGTGCTCTTCAACGCTATTCCCGTCGCTCGTGACCGGCGCGGGGGCCAGGACCCGCTGCGCCACGCTGCGCGCGCCCTCCGCGAGGGCTACGTGCTGCTCCTCTTCCCTGAAGGCACGCGCAGCTCCGATGGGACCATCGGCCCCTTCCGCGCCGGGATCGGCAAACTGATCGCCGAGTTCCCCGGCACCCCGGTCATTCCTACCTACATCGAAGGCACGACCCGCGTGATGCCCAAGGGCGTGCTCATTCCACGCCCCTTCAAGGTGCATGTCTACTTTGGCGCGCCGATGTACCCGAAGGCGCACCCCAGGTTGCGCGCCACCTGGCAGAGCGCCGCCGATGAGGTGCGGGCGGCGATTATTCGCCTCGGCGCCCCTGAGCCTGCCGTCGGTGAGTGA
- a CDS encoding WD40 repeat domain-containing protein: MQHYPRLLTLLLALALTACASPPSAATPVPTATMAPLAPTAAVIAPTAPTVPTTVPEALPSPLATPELPATRLGPETVGRIARLRSIGLGGFASFALSDDALVVGTTAGIAWLRLPDLKLARFEAVGAAYDLALSPGGALLAHATPGDNEQGRAVLRRAADAAPIAELRGGTPRFAPDGNLLATSSPSYQLEDGVTWLWRATDGARVAELPGNAPRFSDDGRYLATVENRLTDPSITRVYPAGDNQPVLEVEGAAPAFSPDGGRVAVVLNDRVTIYSLPDGAKIIGVPGSLVSAVAFSPDGRDLLSVDGPDLIVWDLAAGRERRRLAGVNRAGDLPPAEEPRFAPRRDTLATLTPLLGDCPPGGARVSATTDGAVRYEDDASVSVVYAPDGKRIALGRNGQVRVADLAGGAVVERDLAAYTDIAFSPDGATLALAAVVSDENSRPVGQVELWNVATGTQRAVLATAPEDFVFALSGLRFSPDGRRVSVLARYGCAAIGFSKIVTWNIADGTILSAIGDLPPAVDEAGNPLDSAPQALAFAPDGSAAAWRGPEGNLVLRRPNGEERTLKTPADPSALAFTDDGATLAIGVAAGEVWLLTVGDGALRNVGRTGSLVEALSFGPDGARLVGLAGGAAFIWDVAQGVQLDRWPVAPDASEPRLSADGQLLLVNTPGGPVFYATASGQQAGALKTPASAMALGPEQRLAATISGGQALLWGAPSP, encoded by the coding sequence ATGCAACATTACCCGCGGCTTCTCACGCTCCTTCTCGCCCTGGCCCTTACCGCCTGCGCTTCGCCACCGTCGGCCGCCACGCCCGTCCCCACCGCGACCATGGCCCCCCTCGCCCCGACCGCCGCGGTTATCGCGCCTACAGCGCCCACGGTCCCTACCACCGTGCCAGAGGCGTTGCCATCGCCTCTGGCCACGCCCGAATTGCCCGCCACCCGTCTCGGTCCCGAAACGGTAGGCCGGATCGCCCGGCTACGCTCGATTGGCCTGGGGGGCTTCGCCAGCTTCGCCCTCAGCGATGACGCCCTGGTAGTGGGCACGACCGCCGGCATCGCCTGGTTGCGTCTTCCCGACCTCAAGCTGGCCCGCTTCGAGGCCGTCGGCGCCGCTTATGATCTCGCCCTGTCGCCCGGCGGCGCGCTCCTGGCCCACGCCACGCCCGGCGACAATGAGCAGGGTCGCGCCGTCCTGCGGCGCGCCGCCGACGCTGCGCCAATCGCTGAACTGCGGGGCGGCACTCCGCGCTTCGCGCCTGACGGAAACCTGCTGGCGACGAGCAGCCCATCCTACCAGCTTGAAGACGGGGTTACCTGGCTATGGCGCGCCACCGATGGCGCCCGTGTCGCCGAACTACCCGGCAACGCGCCTCGCTTCAGTGACGATGGCCGCTATCTCGCTACCGTTGAGAACAGACTCACAGATCCCTCAATCACTCGCGTCTACCCGGCCGGTGACAACCAGCCGGTGCTGGAAGTTGAGGGCGCCGCGCCCGCTTTCAGCCCGGACGGCGGCCGGGTGGCCGTGGTGCTTAATGACCGGGTGACGATCTATAGCCTGCCGGACGGCGCGAAGATAATCGGTGTGCCCGGCAGCCTGGTGTCGGCGGTCGCCTTCAGCCCCGATGGGCGCGACCTGCTGAGTGTAGACGGCCCGGACCTGATTGTCTGGGACCTTGCCGCCGGACGTGAACGGCGCCGTCTTGCCGGCGTGAACCGCGCCGGCGACCTGCCGCCTGCCGAGGAACCTCGTTTCGCCCCCCGGCGTGACACCCTCGCCACCCTGACGCCGCTCCTCGGCGACTGCCCGCCCGGCGGGGCGCGGGTTAGCGCGACCACCGATGGCGCCGTGCGCTACGAGGACGATGCCAGCGTCAGTGTCGTCTACGCTCCCGACGGCAAACGGATCGCCCTGGGGCGCAACGGCCAGGTGCGAGTGGCGGATCTGGCTGGCGGCGCGGTTGTGGAACGCGACCTCGCGGCGTACACCGACATCGCCTTCAGCCCCGATGGCGCGACGCTGGCCCTCGCCGCCGTTGTCAGCGATGAGAATAGCCGCCCGGTGGGCCAGGTGGAACTGTGGAACGTGGCGACAGGGACACAGCGCGCGGTGCTGGCAACAGCGCCCGAGGATTTCGTTTTCGCCCTGAGCGGGTTGCGCTTTAGTCCCGACGGGCGGCGCGTCAGCGTCCTGGCGCGCTACGGTTGCGCAGCGATTGGTTTTAGCAAAATTGTCACCTGGAACATTGCCGACGGCACGATCCTGAGCGCGATCGGCGATCTCCCCCCGGCGGTTGATGAAGCCGGCAACCCGCTCGACAGCGCCCCGCAGGCGCTGGCCTTCGCCCCCGATGGCTCGGCGGCGGCCTGGCGTGGTCCCGAGGGCAACCTGGTCCTGCGGCGCCCGAACGGCGAGGAACGGACGCTCAAAACCCCGGCCGACCCCTCTGCTCTGGCCTTCACCGACGATGGCGCCACGCTGGCCATTGGCGTCGCCGCGGGCGAGGTGTGGCTCCTCACGGTCGGAGATGGGGCGCTGCGAAACGTGGGCCGCACGGGGAGTCTGGTGGAGGCGCTGAGCTTCGGCCCCGACGGCGCCCGGCTCGTGGGACTGGCGGGCGGCGCGGCCTTTATCTGGGACGTCGCCCAGGGCGTCCAACTGGACCGCTGGCCGGTTGCGCCCGATGCCAGCGAGCCGCGCCTCAGCGCCGATGGACAACTGCTGCTGGTAAACACCCCTGGCGGCCCGGTCTTCTACGCAACAGCGAGCGGACAGCAGGCAGGCGCGCTGAAGACCCCGGCCAGCGCGATGGCGCTGGGGCCGGAGCAGCGCCTGGCGGCGACCATCAGCGGGGGCCAGGCGCTGCTGTGGGGGGCGCCGTCGCCGTAA
- the gcvPB gene encoding aminomethyl-transferring glycine dehydrogenase subunit GcvPB, with protein MDTYEPHIYELSAPGKYGANLPGLDVPETPLPEALLRQDDMNDFPSLSEPEVIRHYTRISQRNYAIDTGFYPLGSCTMKYNPKLHEEAARLPGFAAAHPLQDASLSQGALQLMYELQEYLGEISGFDAVSLQPAAGAQGEFAGILAFRAYHLDRNEPQRVEVLVPDAAHGTNPATAAMAGFKVVEVKSDARGNVDLDDLKTRLSPRTVGLMLTNPNTLGLFEEHIVEVARLVHEAGGLMYGDGANFNAILGIARPGELGFDFMHYNLHKTFTTPHGGGGPGSGAVGCTAALAPYLPGPRVRRTESGAYELFTPEKSIGRLKAFHGNFGMLVRAWTYIRSLGAEGLREVSETAVLNANYVRVMLKDLYPQAVDRICMHETVLKGQIPGAHGVRTLDIAKRLIDYGFHPPTVYFPLIVPEALMIEPTETESKRTLDAFIQALRQIAREAVETPELLHQAPTKAPVRRLDEVRAARQPVLRYDAEAFARIREEAAR; from the coding sequence ATGGACACTTACGAACCCCACATCTACGAACTCTCCGCGCCGGGAAAGTATGGCGCCAACCTGCCGGGCCTCGATGTGCCCGAAACGCCCCTGCCGGAGGCGTTGCTGCGCCAGGACGATATGAACGACTTCCCCAGCCTGTCCGAACCCGAGGTGATCCGGCACTACACCCGCATCAGCCAGCGGAACTATGCGATTGATACGGGCTTCTACCCCCTGGGGTCGTGTACGATGAAGTACAACCCCAAGCTCCACGAAGAAGCTGCGCGGCTCCCTGGCTTCGCCGCCGCCCATCCCCTCCAGGATGCCAGCCTCTCCCAGGGCGCGCTGCAACTGATGTACGAACTTCAGGAGTATCTGGGCGAGATCTCCGGTTTCGACGCCGTCTCGCTGCAACCCGCCGCCGGGGCCCAGGGCGAATTCGCCGGCATCCTCGCTTTCCGCGCCTATCACCTGGACCGCAACGAGCCGCAGCGCGTCGAGGTGCTGGTGCCCGACGCCGCCCATGGCACCAATCCCGCCACCGCGGCGATGGCCGGTTTCAAGGTCGTTGAGGTGAAGAGCGATGCGCGCGGCAATGTAGATCTGGATGACCTGAAGACCAGACTCTCACCGCGCACGGTGGGACTGATGCTCACCAACCCCAACACCCTGGGGCTGTTTGAAGAGCACATCGTCGAGGTGGCGCGCCTGGTTCACGAGGCCGGCGGCCTGATGTACGGCGATGGCGCCAATTTCAACGCTATCCTCGGCATCGCCAGACCGGGAGAACTGGGCTTTGACTTCATGCACTACAACCTGCACAAGACCTTCACCACCCCGCACGGCGGCGGCGGCCCCGGCTCGGGCGCGGTGGGCTGCACAGCGGCCCTGGCCCCTTACCTGCCTGGCCCCCGTGTGCGCCGTACCGAGAGCGGCGCGTATGAGTTGTTCACTCCCGAAAAAAGCATCGGTCGCCTGAAGGCTTTTCACGGCAACTTCGGCATGCTGGTGCGCGCCTGGACCTACATCCGCAGCCTCGGAGCGGAGGGCCTGCGCGAGGTCAGCGAGACCGCCGTGCTCAACGCCAACTATGTGCGAGTGATGCTCAAAGACCTTTACCCTCAGGCCGTTGACCGCATCTGTATGCACGAGACGGTGCTGAAGGGCCAGATTCCCGGCGCGCACGGGGTGCGCACGCTCGACATCGCCAAGCGGCTGATTGACTATGGCTTTCATCCGCCGACGGTCTACTTTCCCTTGATCGTTCCCGAGGCGTTGATGATCGAGCCGACCGAGACGGAGAGCAAGCGCACCCTCGACGCCTTCATCCAGGCCCTGCGCCAGATCGCCCGCGAGGCGGTCGAGACTCCCGAACTGCTGCACCAGGCCCCGACGAAGGCGCCTGTGCGCCGCCTCGACGAGGTGCGCGCCGCCCGGCAGCCGGTGCTGCGCTATGATGCCGAGGCGTTCGCCAGGATTCGCGAGGAAGCCGCGCGGTAG
- a CDS encoding Uma2 family endonuclease — protein MSATTSRLLTVEEFAALPPGASRRELVGGEVVETMPPGGIHGILAALITAALSQWSRQRGGYVGIESGFVLQQDPATVRAPDVYYVRAERLPETGVPEGFWTIAPDLAVEIVSPSDSADGLHEKVRDYLAAGASAVWVVYPRSRSITVHTPDGLARTYGPEASLESPDLLPGFSLKIADLFR, from the coding sequence ATGAGCGCCACTACGAGCCGGTTGCTCACCGTCGAAGAGTTCGCCGCGCTGCCCCCCGGCGCCTCCCGGCGCGAGCTTGTGGGGGGAGAAGTTGTTGAAACGATGCCACCTGGAGGAATACACGGTATTCTTGCTGCGTTGATTACCGCGGCTCTGTCTCAGTGGAGCAGACAGCGCGGCGGCTATGTCGGTATCGAGTCGGGCTTTGTCCTCCAACAAGATCCTGCCACCGTGCGCGCGCCGGACGTATACTATGTGCGCGCCGAACGTCTGCCCGAAACGGGAGTGCCCGAAGGCTTCTGGACTATCGCGCCCGACCTGGCTGTGGAGATCGTTTCACCCTCCGACAGCGCCGACGGGCTGCATGAGAAGGTCCGCGACTACCTGGCTGCGGGCGCGAGCGCCGTCTGGGTGGTGTACCCGCGCAGCCGCAGCATCACTGTGCATACGCCCGATGGCCTCGCGCGGACCTATGGCCCGGAAGCCTCCCTGGAAAGCCCGGATCTGTTGCCTGGGTTTAGCCTGAAGATCGCCGATCTGTTCCGTTAG
- a CDS encoding phosphotransferase: protein MLLTDAQLGRLVAHALPGTRLREAEPLGERTLLLHLGESRRAVLRLGAPPDPGAGDPLAAELATLRALRAEIDLPLPEVLAHDLRGEAGAPYLLLAYLEGTSLIEVLGALDEEQRYELGQALGALLARVHQYTAPAYGPLDPDAPPGYGSESSPAPGARADEDVRYYQARLTAALEAARAAGELDARGAAALAAWAAANVVTTGRPACLTHGDLRPARVLVRRRERHWRLAGLTGWGYALAWRPAWDHVAVMEHFDGQEYFSIRVGYGNAYDATTERRYDQVREFALTPYRLILFLEAGRADLALALLQNPEEL, encoded by the coding sequence ATGCTCCTGACCGACGCACAACTCGGGCGCCTCGTCGCCCATGCCCTCCCCGGCACTCGCCTGCGCGAGGCGGAGCCGCTGGGCGAGCGCACGCTGCTGCTCCACCTGGGCGAGTCACGGCGCGCCGTGCTGCGCCTGGGCGCGCCCCCCGATCCAGGCGCGGGCGATCCTCTGGCCGCTGAACTGGCAACGCTGCGCGCCCTGCGGGCAGAGATTGATCTGCCGCTCCCCGAGGTACTCGCCCACGATCTGCGCGGGGAGGCCGGCGCGCCCTATCTGCTGCTGGCATACCTTGAGGGCACGTCGCTGATCGAGGTGCTGGGCGCTCTCGACGAGGAACAGCGCTACGAACTGGGCCAGGCCCTCGGCGCGCTGCTGGCGCGGGTGCACCAGTATACTGCGCCGGCCTACGGTCCCCTCGACCCTGACGCTCCGCCGGGCTACGGCAGTGAGAGCAGCCCTGCCCCTGGCGCGCGCGCCGACGAGGATGTTCGTTATTACCAGGCGCGCCTCACTGCCGCCCTCGAGGCCGCCAGGGCCGCTGGCGAACTCGACGCCCGCGGCGCGGCGGCGCTTGCCGCCTGGGCCGCTGCGAATGTTGTGACCACCGGACGGCCCGCCTGCCTCACCCACGGCGATCTCCGCCCTGCTCGCGTGCTGGTACGGCGGCGCGAACGCCACTGGCGCCTCGCCGGCCTGACCGGCTGGGGCTACGCCCTGGCCTGGCGCCCCGCCTGGGACCACGTCGCGGTGATGGAGCATTTCGACGGTCAGGAGTATTTCAGCATCCGTGTTGGCTATGGCAACGCCTACGACGCCACCACCGAGCGCCGCTACGATCAGGTCCGCGAATTCGCCCTGACCCCTTACCGTCTCATCCTCTTCCTGGAGGCTGGACGCGCCGACCTGGCCCTGGCGTTGCTGCAGAACCCGGAGGAACTATGA
- the gcvPA gene encoding aminomethyl-transferring glycine dehydrogenase subunit GcvPA yields MSHYISITEAERAEMLAAIGVNRLEDLFADVPEEWRFPRLDLPAPLSEAELMRELRALSDANASAHSHSIFLGAGAYNHFVPAAVDQILRRGEYYTAYTPYQPEISQGTLQAIFEYQSLICSLTGMEIANASHYDGGTAIAEAAIMALNVVRNRRKIVVARSVNPQYRAVLRTYLQALDVRITGDETPGATIEDALALVDDQTALLIVQNPDFFGRLHDLRGLAAQVQTRGALLCVHFDPIALGLFQTPGEAGADIATAEGQPLGIGLNFGGPYLGIFTTRQKYVHKIAGRIVGVTRDVDGRLAYVLTLRAREQDIRRERATSNICTNQGLMALAATVYMSLLGRQGMRRVAELCYHRAHYAAAQIAELPGYSVERGPFFKEFVVRCPRPVAEINAALRAQRIIGGYDLSQDEPQLGHAMLLAVTEMNSKAEIDRLAAALREAG; encoded by the coding sequence ATGTCTCACTATATTTCCATCACCGAAGCCGAGCGCGCCGAGATGCTGGCCGCTATCGGCGTCAACAGGCTTGAAGACCTGTTCGCCGATGTGCCGGAGGAATGGCGCTTCCCCCGTCTCGACCTGCCCGCGCCCCTCTCCGAAGCGGAACTGATGCGCGAATTGCGCGCCCTCAGCGACGCGAACGCCAGCGCCCACAGCCATAGCATCTTCCTGGGGGCGGGGGCCTACAACCACTTCGTGCCCGCTGCGGTGGACCAGATCCTCCGCCGGGGCGAGTACTACACCGCCTACACCCCCTATCAGCCGGAGATCAGCCAGGGCACGCTTCAGGCGATCTTCGAGTACCAGAGCCTGATCTGCTCGCTCACCGGTATGGAGATTGCTAATGCCTCGCACTACGACGGCGGCACCGCCATCGCCGAGGCGGCCATCATGGCCCTCAACGTAGTTCGCAACCGGCGCAAGATCGTCGTCGCCCGCAGCGTCAACCCCCAGTACCGTGCCGTGCTCCGCACCTACTTGCAGGCCCTGGATGTCCGCATTACCGGCGATGAGACCCCCGGCGCCACCATCGAGGACGCCCTGGCCCTCGTTGACGACCAGACCGCCCTGCTGATCGTCCAGAACCCCGATTTCTTCGGACGGCTGCACGACCTGCGCGGGCTGGCCGCGCAGGTGCAGACCCGCGGCGCGCTGCTCTGCGTGCACTTCGACCCGATCGCCCTGGGCCTGTTCCAGACTCCCGGCGAGGCCGGCGCCGATATTGCCACCGCCGAGGGCCAGCCGCTAGGCATCGGGCTCAACTTCGGCGGGCCGTACCTGGGCATTTTTACGACCCGGCAGAAATATGTGCACAAAATCGCCGGGCGCATCGTCGGCGTCACCCGCGATGTGGACGGGCGCCTGGCCTACGTGCTGACCCTGCGCGCCCGTGAGCAGGACATCCGCCGCGAGCGGGCCACCAGCAACATCTGCACCAACCAGGGCCTCATGGCCCTGGCCGCAACGGTCTATATGAGTCTGCTGGGCCGGCAGGGCATGCGCCGGGTGGCCGAACTCTGCTACCACCGGGCGCACTACGCCGCCGCGCAGATCGCGGAATTGCCGGGGTACAGCGTGGAGCGCGGCCCGTTCTTCAAGGAGTTCGTGGTGCGCTGCCCGCGGCCCGTGGCCGAGATCAACGCCGCCCTGCGCGCGCAACGCATCATCGGCGGCTATGACCTGAGCCAGGACGAACCCCAACTGGGTCACGCTATGCTCCTGGCCGTCACCGAGATGAACAGCAAGGCCGAGATTGACCGCCTGGCGGCGGCGTTGCGGGAGGCGGGGTAG
- the gcvH gene encoding glycine cleavage system protein GcvH has protein sequence MSVIPADLRYSKSDEWVRVEGDEVVIGITDYAQEQLGDIVYVELPQVGATFAPGESFGVIESVKASSDLYAPVGGEVTAVNSALESDQQPINSDPYGAGWLIRMRPSGEEEELMDAAAYAAYLEGRAH, from the coding sequence ATGAGCGTCATTCCAGCGGACCTCCGCTACAGCAAGTCGGACGAGTGGGTCCGGGTCGAGGGCGATGAGGTGGTGATCGGCATTACCGACTACGCTCAGGAACAGCTCGGCGACATCGTCTACGTCGAACTGCCCCAGGTGGGCGCAACCTTCGCCCCCGGCGAAAGCTTCGGGGTGATCGAGTCGGTTAAAGCCTCCTCAGACCTGTACGCCCCCGTTGGCGGCGAGGTGACCGCCGTGAACAGCGCCCTGGAGAGCGACCAGCAGCCGATCAACAGCGATCCCTACGGCGCGGGCTGGCTCATCCGTATGCGGCCTTCGGGCGAGGAAGAGGAACTGATGGACGCCGCCGCCTATGCCGCCTATCTCGAGGGGCGCGCCCATTAG